The nucleotide window ACGACGCCCATTCTCGCGTCCTTGTTACTGGTGACCTCAATGCAGGCAAGTCAACTTTGATCAACACTCTTTTGAGGCGAGAGGAAGTCATGCCTACCGATCAACAACCTCTCACAACGAGGTTTGTAGAGGTAGTCAGTGCTAAAGAGAATGAGAACAAGGAGGAGATCCATGTACTGGACAAAGTTGCCCAGTACAACCCCCTTGACGAATCTACGTACTCAGTGTTGGACATTTCAAAGCTTGAAGAATTGGTGACCGATCCCGACTCTGACGCATCCAGCCCTCCTCTCCGAGTATTCCTGCGTGAGGCCGATACCGATGTTGCCAACCCTTCCATCTTGCACAATGGTGTCGTCGACATCTCCCTTATCGACGCTCCAGGTCTCAACCGAGATTCTATTAAGACTACTGCCAATTTTGCGCGtcaggaagagattgacGTCGTCGTCTTTGTCGTCTCCGCCGCCAACCACTTTACACTCTCTGCCAAGGAGTTCATCTGGCAAGCTGGCCACGAAAAGGCCCATCTATTTATTGTTGTTAACCGCTTCGACCAGATCAAAGACAAGGCAAGGTGTCGTCGGCTCGTGCTTGAACAGATCAAACAACTCAGTCCCAAGACTTACGAAGATGCCGACTCTTTGGTCCACTTTGTCGACTCTGCCAAGGCTGCCATGGGCTACGCCGAAAGCGAAGCCGATGAGCTCGACAATGCGTTCTCTCATCTCGAACACTCTTTGCGCTCTTTCGTTCTCGTCAACAGGTCCAAGTCCAAGCTTGGTCCTGCACAGAACTATGtcacccatcttctctctgaTGTTGAGCTTCTCGCTGCTGCCAACTCACTTGTCGCCTCCAAAGAGCGAGACATTGCCCGTGATGAGCTTGCTCGCGTCAAACCTgtcttggagaagatgaagaaggggcgCGAgggtttggaagatggtTTGGTGCacgaagaggagaatgTCACGGAGCAAGTAGCGGAAAGAacaaagaaggggatgacCACTGCGCTCGAGCGAGTCGGCAGGGGAGAGTTGGCTGCTCCCGCCCCTGGCTTGCACCTGCCCTCATATCCTGGGTTGCTGGGTGTCTGGGATTATGCGGCCGAGGTGAAGAGGGTTATCCTCGCTTCTCTTGACTTTGCTGTCAGTTTGGCCGAGGATGACGCGAGAAAGCTCACAGCCGAGGGTGTGGACAGGGTCATTGCTCTTGGCGATGCTCACCTTCCTGAAGACGTCGAGCGCTCCAACCGTCGATTCAACCCTCAGGCCATGTTCACTGCTCGACCTCGTGCTCGCCGTCAGTCTGGTATTTCATCAGTTGGCTTGGGTCTTGCCGCCCAGTCACACCTCAAGGAGGTCAACGTGGCCGATATCTTTGACCTTCAACACCACATCTTCGTCGCCcgatcttctcttccttcctcttcttcatcgtctcaTTCATCCCTCGACCTCATACCTGTTTCGGCAGAAGGCTTCGGTGCTGCTTCCCTCGCGTTCGGCGCCTTCTCAATGGTTAGCGGCAAGACTGTCGGTCTTCGTGCTGCCATTGAAGGCCTCGCACACTTCTCTGACTTTGTTTCCAACCCTTCTACTCGTCGATGGATCGGTCCCGTTCTGGGTGTCGTCACTGCTGGTGCCATTGCCTATATCATCTATGACCTTCCCAACTCTATCCCTCGCAATGTGGGTCGTCACCTCCAATCCACccttctctcatcatcgGGCAATCCCGCGTCAGATGATGCGACTGTTGCCTTCCCTGACGCTCAGGCGGCTCGGGTTAGCAAGGAAGTGCGCAAGGTCATGCGTCTTGCTGCATGGGATCTCCGCGAACGTTTCCGCGCTGCAGTAGACGCTAGAGGCGAGCTTGTCAGGGAAAgtgaagagcaagagaaaaaggcgaACAAGGCGTTGAAGTGGTTCGAAGAAGTTGAGAAGAGGGTTGATGGAATcagagaagaggttggGATTAAGGTGTAATTATCCCTTTCTTGTCAATAGACTAGTTTGTATTGTCagcattttttttttcgagATTGGGGAGAGGTAGTTCGAGGATTGTTCAACGAAGAAAAAACAAAGTAAACAAACATTTCTACAAAGAAAACCTGCAGGTCGAGTTTATGATGGCTTGTTGATGATTTGTGTATTAGCAGATAGTAGTACTTATATACCGTGCCATTCTTGATAACCATTAGTCTTTAGTGAGCTGAGATCACCGCTCCACATGAATTATTATTTAGTGAACACAGTGCTGT belongs to Cryptococcus neoformans var. grubii H99 chromosome 7, complete sequence and includes:
- a CDS encoding mitofusin: MQPFHPHTPQNTHHLYAPSTPDSPSFEKESHFSSFSADAQAKQKREAADGVVRDYEEKRDRLAKAIESSVYLLADLKNFNGQQWTVRYPHLRSSEPVQPGSSSPRPGMSRRTLTFADEPSQFTEVVLSSTPTARHSLKRSLSVAPAPAPSPSSSDDSATLVAEPASIDQSEDDFSILRLDLNMGATRHAKHLISHLEKSSISALLDNRITASLDHLTNLQKRIYDAHSRVLVTGDLNAGKSTLINTLLRREEVMPTDQQPLTTRFVEVVSAKENENKEEIHVLDKVAQYNPLDESTYSVLDISKLEELVTDPDSDASSPPLRVFLREADTDVANPSILHNGVVDISLIDAPGLNRDSIKTTANFARQEEIDVVVFVVSAANHFTLSAKEFIWQAGHEKAHLFIVVNRFDQIKDKARCRRLVLEQIKQLSPKTYEDADSLVHFVDSAKAAMGYAESEADELDNAFSHLEHSLRSFVLVNRSKSKLGPAQNYVTHLLSDVELLAAANSLVASKERDIARDELARVKPVLEKMKKGREGLEDGLVHEEENVTEQVAERTKKGMTTALERVGRGELAAPAPGLHLPSYPGLLGVWDYAAEVKRVILASLDFAVSLAEDDARKLTAEGVDRVIALGDAHLPEDVERSNRRFNPQAMFTARPRARRQSGISSVGLGLAAQSHLKEVNVADIFDLQHHIFVARSSLPSSSSSSHSSLDLIPVSAEGFGAASLAFGAFSMVSGKTVGLRAAIEGLAHFSDFVSNPSTRRWIGPVLGVVTAGAIAYIIYDLPNSIPRNVGRHLQSTLLSSSGNPASDDATVAFPDAQAARVSKEVRKVMRLAAWDLRERFRAAVDARGELVRESEEQEKKANKALKWFEEVEKRVDGIREEVGIKV